The genomic region TTACACGCCTTTGCCGCCGCAGCAACCACGTCATGCCGCTGGACCATATTATGCACGTtagaaaaaactaaataaaatgaTTACTGTCATCAAAATAAATGGTTGGCTGAGCTCCAAATGTGTTTCCATATTTATAGACTCAtttttatttactatttattttCTAATAGTCGTAATAATTTTGCTctttaaaatatgtatttttctttGGGCAATTTGTTGCAATTAAACAGTTTATTTTTTACTTCGATTTGTCGCCCTCGTGTGGTTAAAATCGTCGAAGCACCTTGGGTTGAATCTCGTAATTCGCTCCGTTGTTGTAAAATTTTCAACAGCTGAATAATACAACATAACGCCTCCTTATTCAGTTAATAgggatttttttaattcatcatttttaattgaGTGTGttcctttgatttatttttaaatcagagTTCATTTCTAACCGACGAATTGTCTGATGTGTTGCTCCCATTTGAATAAACACAAAATAGCCTTCCTAAATATCAAATGTAAATTTTTACAGATTACTCTGCAGGACTGACACCATTTTAATGGTGATAAATGCTAAGAGAGATATTTGTTAGCCCGGATGACTTGGAATAATTCAATCTATATATGAGGAGGGAAATAATCTTGAATTCATAAAGACAAATATTTATTAGGTTGATTTCCTTTTTAACAAATTCCAGTAGAGCGTTCATGCATCAAATAAACAAGATGTCCATTTAATAAGTTGTATTTGACAATGTTGACATCTAAAGTCTGACTATGAAGGAACTAAAATCCATTAAAACTGAATATTGCTGAGGgattaaaatgaatgaaaaaactattgcatgatttaaatgttgtgtagaaatgATGCAAAAGTGCTTGTCAGCTGATCTGGCGCGCTCATTAGCAGCCCATAATGACTCGACTAATTATAAGATGACAACCTCCATTAACGCCATCACTGCTCCACACACACGCGGACAAATACACGCACGAGCACATATTGAAGAATATTCTccaaaggaaaacaaaacgacgtggtggggtggggtgggggggaccgACCATGACGCCGGAATTAaatctcccttttttttaagaaagggggggaaaagacaaaaaaaaaaatcctgtttaaGTGTTTAGGAAATAAAAGCTCGCCGCTGAGGCCTGCAGAGGAGAAAAAAGCAGCTTCATTTCTCGGCATCGAGAACAGGATTCAAGAAGCTCCGCGCTGATTGGCCGGCGGGGTCTGAGCGCCAGCCAATGGGGACGTAGGAGCAGGTGGATGAAAAGGAGcagaaagaggaggagaaggattttctgtctttttggaGTGCTATGAAGAGAAGCAGCGTTGCGGTATTTATTAGAAAGGAGAAAATATTAATCACCCCACCCCCTCTTGGCCGTGGGCCGTGACGTCACCTCAGGAAGTCATTGTAGTGCGCGAGTACGGTGATTAGCGGCAAAAGGTTCGAGCGAGTGTGGAGTGTGATGCGGCAGCCGGACGGAGCTGCAAGCCAGCTGCGCATTGACGCGCAACTTTCACGCAACTTCCAATAAAagccaaagaagaagaaaacctgGGAGTGGGGTTGGGGGGGCGACCTGCGCGCGGATGCCGTGGAAGTTCACCTGCTGGATTGTGGActtatttaccttttttttccttttctttttctttttttgaattttttttctccagtgtgcCAACTTTTTTGGGGTTGTGCATGTGAGGAGAGGCGCGCCCGGGCTGTTATGACGACCCCCTCCCGCTAAGATGGAGGCAACGAGCGGCTCCAGCTTCGGAATTGACACCAtcctggcgggcgggcgggccacgccgtcgccgccgccgtcCTGCTCGGACGCCGACACGGTGGCGGATACGGCGCCCTCGTCGCCGCTCTCCGTCACCGCGGAGCACCCGTCGGACACCGACGCcaaccccctccaccaccaccaccaccacctccaccatcaccaccaacatcatcatcatcataaccaGCACCAGCACCACGGGCCGCCGGCgcatcctccccctcctccgccgcaccaccacctcctcctccccgcggcCGGCGCGGGTTGCAGCGGCCCGCGGAGCGCCACCTCGTCTTTCCTCATcaaggacatcctgggcgacggCAAGCCACTGGCCGCATGTGCGCCCTACAGCACCAGCGTGTCCATGTCGCCCAGTAAGGCCGCTGAGAGCGCCTCGGGCCCGGACGGCTTCCGGCCCAAGATGGAGCTCCAGGACGAGGGCCGGGGCGGCAAGATGGAGCGGCGGGATGAGATGCTGCTACACGGCGACAAGTGCAACGGTACGGAGGATCGGAGGGAGGATGTTGATGCGGGGAGGAGGGCTGCATGGGAGAGGAGcaaaaggaagaggaggagggggatttTGCCGGTGCATGCATGGGAGAAGGAAGAAGCTGTGCGCGGAGCCTCCCTGGTGGCTCAATTAGAGAGATGATTGTTACTCCTGGAggcaggaggagaaaaaaagggagggggtaaCGCAGGGGGGGCTACAAATAGATTGACATATTGATTTTTACAACAACACGCGCCTCAGCTCAAGTTCATTTAAAAGTTGACGCAGGTGATTTGATTTGGGCGTCGCGGACGAAGTGGAATGCAGGCCGCTGGACTTTTGCTTTCCGACTTAATCCAAAAAGAATTTGGATTTAACACAAGCACgcaaattttaaaataattgaaaaagtaaaaacacaGTTAAAAAGATGAACCATGCAAACTGCACTCAAATTCGTTACTCATCGTTTTAGTTGTTGTTGCAAATATTTCAATGTCAGATAAATTAATTGTTAAAGCGCAGAGAAAAGACGCGACCTGCAGCTAAAATGTGGCAAGTGGATTGTTAAGAGTGTAGAAGACGCTCCGGCATAAATTCAAATGCTTCTTCGGGTCTTGCATGTTATGGACACCGTCCTATTTTTAAGACAACAATGAATattttagatttatttttttaaatatataaatacatatatattcaAGGGGAATGATAAAACATGCGGACATATTCAAGAAAAAGTTAGTTTGATAAACAAAATGTGTATTCTCCAAAAATATGACAATTTTCAAAACAGAAATCACTCGTTTAATTTAAAAGTCCGTGACAAAAAGGTTGTATTGGCAAAAAGAAAATGCATATATTAAAGTGTATAcacatatttattaaaaaaatattcgagGAAAATAAACTATTTTGAAGATCAAATAGAGCAAAAACGtaataatgaaagaaaaatgcATATTTCAAGAAAAAGCTCAACTTAATATTTGCATGAAAAACATGTTCACGGAACACGTTCGTACATTTTTCTTAAAAGCTACAGTCTGTATTTTCGAGGAAACGTTGACGACTTCTAAGATGGGAAAATCAAAACATATCACCGATGATCAACTATGTGTTTCTCACAAGTGAACAAAAAGGACGCCACGTCAAACGAAGGGGGGCGAATTTTTTTCGCGTATTAATAAACTCGCGCACCATGCATATTTCTGCCACGACCGCCCGGGAATGGAGTGCATGTGCCGCCACTAATTTGCTGCATGTTGTGGTGGTGGGTACGCATGCAGGCAGCAAGGAGGAGGGCGAGCGCGAGATCTCGAGCAGCCGCGACAGCCCGCCGGCGCGCACCAAGAAGCCCCGCAAGGCGCGCACGGCTTTCACCGACCACCAGCTAAACCAGCTGGAGCGCAGCTTCGAGCGCCAGAAGTACCTGAGCGTGCAGGACCGCATGGACctggccgccgcgctcaacctcaccgACACGCAGGTCAAGACCTGGTACCAGAACAGACGGTACGACAATGCGCCCGCTTACGGACAAACGTGCATTCAAAGTGGCGAACTCACATATAATCAAAagatactttttttccccccatttgtTTTACTTTTACATCGTTTAATATATGTTGATTACATTCTGGTGGATTTTCCCAGGCAGACTTTTGTAGCTGTAGTTGTTTATTGAAATGTCGATGATTATTAGTGTCAGAGGGGAAAACGTTCCATTCTTGTCTTTTTCATTTCTATATGTTAGACTCTGCACGGGGGAGGACTATTTCCACGTTCGAGGCAAAATCTCTTCTTTGGAGTGGGTTTAATGTATGGCCTgtccaaatgtattttgttatcAACTGGTTAAGTTACTGTTGTATCATTTTCTTGTAGATTATAAAATAACAGAAATGTCAACGGTTAGTTTGAATAGATTTTGATTTATTGGTTTCAAAAAGGCGTTTTGGACGTTTCATAtcttcatgcaaaaaaaaaagaagaggaatgtacatttaaaagaatgaaaaacaaaatgaattttcaaaaaTCAATTAAATTGGAGGTTGACAGGATAATGTCCAAGTATGGTCAACACGCCACAGGTTGGCCAACGAGGGTtttagcgttttttttttttttttttttttacaatgaaaaTAAGAAGCATGCACGTTTTTCCTAATTCATCGTGTAGAATGAAaagaaacacaaaaatatgGCCCCTCCCCCCAAAGAGTTATGAAATCCCACGTGACCGGATGAAGCCCAAATATGGCTCAGATTGTAGAAGTTGACCACTGATTTTTAAGCattctttttttccaaagtgaaaATGGCATCAGCATTTTTTACCTCTAATTTGTCGTGCACTTTAAAAAATGTGTCCTCCCCCCACCAGTCCCACATGCCCATTTTTTTAGATATTAAATTTCACTTCAGACCATGTACGTGCCTGCACACTGGAAGTTGGCCAGGTTGATTTAGGCACTGTATTTGTGCACTAATTGATCATCTGATTTTGAAGTGTATTTTCCCATGTGGAATGGAATTAAATTAATTcatctcagatttttttttaaatcaaaatgttTTTCCCCACAACTTTGACAGTATTCTATGGACATGCCCCACAGTGGAAGTTGCCCACCACTGCTGGATTAAGAAAGGATTTTAAGgattttttcactttatcattCACAATTATATTATTACTATGAAATTCagatatttgtttaaaaaatcaaataattcatGCATTACACGGTGTACTGGATTTTTGCCTGAATGTGGTTGGCTTCAGCTGATTTAGAAGCTTTTTTGCTTGGTTGTTTTTTCGCCAATTTTTATGCACAATTCAGCATGCATGCAGATTTAAAATACAACTTTTTTcttcctgcaaaaaaaatcaaatagcacAGTGTCCCCAATGTGTGGCGCGCAGTTCGTTTATTGTCCACACCTATTTAAaagtgtcgatttttttttcaaccgctTAATTTTATGATGCTTATTGTATGTATGCATTTTTTGCAGCGACTAACTCCCGTTGTCGTTGGGCCTCTGCAGGACCAAGTGGAAGCGTCAGACGGCGGTTGGCTTGGAACTGCTGGCCGAGGCCGGCAACTACTCGGCCCTGCAGCGGATGTTCCCGTCGCCCTACTTCTACCACCCGAGTCTCCTGGGCTCGGTGGACGGCAgcactgcggcggcggcggccgcggctgCCATGTACAGCAGCATGTACCGGACTCCCTCCGCGCCGCACCCGCCGCATCCGCCTCACCCAGCGGccgcggcggcagcggcagcggcggccgcGGGCATCCAGAGGCCGCTGGTGCCCCGCGTGCTCATCCACGGACTTGGACCAGGGGGCCAGCCGGCACTGAACCCTCTGTCGAGTCCGCCGCACGCGCGGTAGGGACGCTAAAAAGGAAaactacaaaaacaacaaaccaaccaatttaaaaaaaaaaaaaaaaaaaaaaacccactaaaGACATTTAACCCCGCGCACACGTGACGGGAAAAGGAGATAAAAGACTCTGGAACACGCGGACAGCTCGCGTCTGATTGTTCGTTTTTGCTTTGTCTTTTTGTACAAAAACCACTTAACATTAGCAAATAAACAGTTAAAGTTTATTATTAGATGGAGAAGAACGGAATGAATAAAGACGTAATGCAAACgtacaacttttcttttcttgttaCCGGGCCGTCTAAAAgcaattttgtttaaaaaaaaaagaaaaaagtccaaTTTACTTgttaaacgttgcagattttgcTTGGTGACCGACATTTGCGCGCAGTGGCGGTGAATGCGCGTGCACGCGCTTGGCAACGTAAACGCGCAGGGATTGGGAATGTGGCCCTGCAGCTGCTCACACATTTCTCCACTTCTCAGCGGGACACGCTGCAAAGGAAAAAACGGCAAATTCTCCAAAAGCCAGCAGGGCTGCACGGGAGCCCTTTTCCCATCAGGGGCTATTTGGAGCGCCGTGCTAAATTGTAGTCattgtgtgattattattattattattattgaaagtACGTTCATATTTAGCCGCACGATTTTACCCCACAGTTGCAATGACGTAATTTGCATTTCCAACTCGATATCAACTTCataagaaaatatatttttccatttaaGAGCATATACTCAATGTTATCGATTTTAGTTGGTTTTAGAACTATGACCCCGGAGGTTTTTATGCGATGATATTTAGATAACTTACATCATGGCCACTTGCACAAAAAAACATGCTTATTTTACTGCACACGAAGGAGCAACTATCTTTTTACTACTTTGATATTTCAGTTTTAAGAACTATAGAGTGGACGAAATTTATATGCCCTCCCacccaacccaaaaaaaaaaaacagaaaaaaaaacccagctaaAATTGTAGGAATGTGACTTTTTCACAAGAGGCGCAAATTTTTGCCATCTTGCTTTGCGGCAGATCCAGCGGCAGCGCGGTGCGGTTTGTGCACGTTGCTCACATGCATGACTTCTGTGCcattatgatttatttattgcactCCACGGGTGgatggaggagggaggggacgGCGcgggtttttgtgtgtgtgcgcttcatTAACAGCCTGCAAGCCAAACAGAATTAATGTGGCAGCATAGATACCTGCTCATCCATTAGGCAGACGCCTTTaaaaaagagagaagaaaaacatgATGAAATATCAGATGTCAATGATTTTTATGAGGAGTTAGTTACgtgtgtagttttttttttttttttttttgcagtggagTGATGGCGCAAACAAAgcggcaaataaaaaaaaagtggcagcgACTTGTTTAAAGTGGGTCACACTTGAGTGTGAGTTAAAGTGACAGCGTGAAGCTGACTGGCAGGTTGAGCTTTTCACACGGGAAACGCTCAATGCAGTTCAGATTTGCAACATATTTTACATTAGCATTCATGTTTGGATATatttgtgaaatttgaatttggattttttttgggcTAACATAATAGCAGAGGATGATTAATCAACTGCAGCTTCAAAATTAGCTTGGGGACAAGGTCCAATTTCATTGTGATATCTGCCTAGTACCTactaaaaatgttcaaaataattattttcccGAATAGATTACATAAAAAGATCAGATAAAATAAGAACataagcaaaaataatttttgaagTTGCACAACAGTCCGAGGCTTTAAAATGAGCTGAAAAGAAGTTTGAAAAAATTTACAATActaaaagaatgaaaaaaaaataggtttgaGGCATCACTGGACTAAATACAAATGGAGATAACTGAGCTCTAGTATCACCTGTGATGTCACTCAGTAGCTCACACTGGGTAAAAAAGATGTTGTTTTTTCCCATTTAAATTTTTTCTTTACGAAATAGGTaaacatccgcctcacagttcagaggttttAGGTTCGAATCCGATGtagtgtttgcatgttctccccatgcctgtgaGGGTTTCATTGCTCATCCAAAAAACAAGCATAGTAGGCTCCAACACGCCAGCAGGAGAATAAGTGCTATAAAAACGCATGGATACATTGGTATaagaagtctacacacccctgttcaaatgtcaGGCTTTGGTgatgtcaaaaaaaataaataaaaaataaattccaaAACATTGATCTGAAAAATGTAGAACTCAAAGCCAACGAGAACATCTGAAGTTTGGGGTGAATCAGATGAAGACGAAATTGAGGCAAGCGTGTGTTGACCATTTAACATGAGCTTGAATGTGAACCACATACCGCTtacaagagggtgtgcacacttgcgcAACCACAGTTGTTTATTTCCAGCACGTCTCTGAAAAGAAAATCTCTTTTCTCTCAGTTGAGTTGTTCATGGTCGGCTAAAGGTCACATCAATAGTGGAAAATATTTCGAAACGATTTTCTTTTCTATGTTATATCATAAACACCTGGCCACTGCACAAGGATGTTTAGACTTTTAATGTACACTTATCTTGATTTCAGTTTCTGTCAAAACATACAAAAACATGTAAATGTATTAAATGTAAACTAAAAGTAGGTGCGATGACATTGTTAGGCAAGTTTTCCTGTCACTAAGTGGAACGCAATCGGAGGGCGTTCGGtaatttttcatatttttttttttcgcaagaTGACGGCAGGCCGCTGAAGGATTGCGTGTAAATCGAGCTGGGAGGGCAGCAGACGTGCAGATAGCGGATTAAGGCctctttcctttctttcttttctggcTTATTGACAACAGATGGGCTTTCTTGGGAGGGAggctttctctctcgctctctcgctcgctcatcTCCTGCGCTCACTCGCCTCTCCTCATCGGTGTTCGCCTGCAGCGGGAACCTCGCGAGGCTCCTTTAATTGCCACTTTTCTGGGCGTTCGCTGATGTAACGCCGCCATATCTTTTTCATGACAATAATGAGCTAACACTTGCTCTGCTTGGCctctcattatcacatctgccgaCATCACTCACTAAACAGCGTCTTAACCCCGCCCCCTCTCCACGCCCGCCAGCCCCCCACCCTTCCCTTCCTCCTCATCCGCCCCTGCAAGCATCCACCAAAAATATCTCAGCAGCATCTTCCACATTGTTGCCTTCAGACAACACAGCTGACCGAGTGGACTAAAAATGTTCAAGAACAAATAACTGTACTGGCAGACGTCGTCCATCCATGAGTAGTTTTACCTTCAATTCAGTAACTCAGAAAAGACATCTGGTACTTTTATTAAATGAAACTTAAAGCGttccaaatttatttattttaagaatGGACCTCAATTCAATTTATTATGATTTTAATGACCTGATTAAAAATGTAACCAAGTAAATTGCGATTCATATATAATAATCCCTGACTTgggaacttaaaaaaaataaaagtgttttatttttttgtaatttaccaCATACAGTCAGTCTTAAAACTGGCTCAAAATTCTAATTTGGGTCACTGACGTGGGTCAACTTCACCCAGCTTCTACAaaattgggttgttttgtaCAGAATAAGCCAAACTTGGGTCAGATTGGCCCAATCTAAT from Syngnathus scovelli strain Florida chromosome 10, RoL_Ssco_1.2, whole genome shotgun sequence harbors:
- the barhl2 gene encoding barH-like 2 homeobox protein, producing MEATSGSSFGIDTILAGGRATPSPPPSCSDADTVADTAPSSPLSVTAEHPSDTDANPLHHHHHHLHHHHQHHHHHNQHQHHGPPAHPPPPPPHHHLLLPAAGAGCSGPRSATSSFLIKDILGDGKPLAACAPYSTSVSMSPSKAAESASGPDGFRPKMELQDEGRGGKMERRDEMLLHGDKCNGSKEEGEREISSSRDSPPARTKKPRKARTAFTDHQLNQLERSFERQKYLSVQDRMDLAAALNLTDTQVKTWYQNRRTKWKRQTAVGLELLAEAGNYSALQRMFPSPYFYHPSLLGSVDGSTAAAAAAAAMYSSMYRTPSAPHPPHPPHPAAAAAAAAAAAGIQRPLVPRVLIHGLGPGGQPALNPLSSPPHAR